GTGGTGCAGCAAGCCAGCCTCGAAAATCAGCGGATTGTTGTAGCCCCATTCCCGGATGGGAGTGTAGTCCAGGCCGATGCGCAGATGCTTCAGCAGGTCTTCCTCAACCTTCTAACTAATGCGCTCGATGCCATTGAGAGCGGGGGGGAGATTCGCATAGACGCCCATCACCGTCGAGAGAGCATCGAGCCGGCCTTGGAGCAGGAATGGCTCGATATTTTTGTGTCTGATACGGGTAGCGGGATCTCACCGGAGAATCTTTTGAGAGTCTTCGATCCGTTTTTTACTACCAAAGCAGTCGATAAAGGGACAGGTCTCGGCCTCGCTATTAGCCAAAGCATTGTCGAGCAGCATCAGGGCAGCATCGAGGTACGAAGTGAGGGAATCGGAAAGGGGGCGGTGGTCATCGTCCGCCTGCCGCTGGCCGAGCGTCGTGGGAGGCGTGGGGGTAAGCCGACCTTGAAACGTGAGAGGTGAATATGTCTCACACGAGTGAGCGTACCGGTGCAACCCGGGCGCTTGTCGTCGATGACGAGCGACCTATCCGACTGCTTATGGAAAAGGAGCTTCCACGGGCGGGATATACGGTCACCTGCGTCGGAAGCGGCGAAGAAGCCCTGGAACAGTTACGGGCGCGGGAGTTCGACGTCGTCCTATTGGATCTCAAGATGCCTGGGATCGGTGGGATGGAGACGCTTCGCCGGATTCGCGGGTCCGGCACGACGGCAGAGATCGTCATCTTAACCGGCCACCCCGATGTGGAAAGCGCCATCAACGCAATGAAGCTGGGCGCCTACGACTACCTCACCAAACCGTTTAAGCTCTCTGAATTGGAGGAGGTACTGCGGCGGGCCGCAGAAAGGAAACGCCTGCGTCAAGAGAATACAGCCCTGCGACGCATGGTGGCCCAGCGCGAGCCGGCTCCCATCATGGTTGGCCGAAGCCCCGCCATCAGCTCGCTCTTGGCGACTGTGGAGCGGATCGCGCCGAGCGAGGCCAATATCCTCATTCAGGGGGAGAGCGGAACCGGCAAGAGTCTGGTCGCCAAAGCCATTCATGCGGCAAGCCCTCGAGCGAGCGGCCCCTTCCTGGTCATCAACTGTAGCGGTTTTCAGGATCCGCTTTTGGAAAGCGAGCTCTTCGGGCACGAGAAGGGGGCCTTCACCGGCGCCGTCGGCGTTAAGCAGGGTCTCTTTGAAGTGGCCGATGGCGGGACGCTCCTATTGGATGAGGTGGGGGA
The DNA window shown above is from Candidatus Methylomirabilis tolerans and carries:
- a CDS encoding sigma-54 dependent transcriptional regulator: MSHTSERTGATRALVVDDERPIRLLMEKELPRAGYTVTCVGSGEEALEQLRAREFDVVLLDLKMPGIGGMETLRRIRGSGTTAEIVILTGHPDVESAINAMKLGAYDYLTKPFKLSELEEVLRRAAERKRLRQENTALRRMVAQREPAPIMVGRSPAISSLLATVERIAPSEANILIQGESGTGKSLVAKAIHAASPRASGPFLVINCSGFQDPLLESELFGHEKGAFTGAVGVKQGLFEVADGGTLLLDEVGEMSPAMQAKLLQVLDTKELRRVGGTRVHRVDVRIVAATNKDLAQEVRTGRFREDLYYRLNVVSLTVPSLRERKEDVSLLIEHFLRQFRVTGQKAKIVSPEAIPSLVDYPWPGNVRELANTIERLLILSSGDVIGLEDLPP